In the Drosophila biarmipes strain raj3 chromosome X, RU_DBia_V1.1, whole genome shotgun sequence genome, one interval contains:
- the LOC108024093 gene encoding CCR4-NOT transcription complex subunit 9, producing the protein MSAQPSPLMNPQQQQQSEQEKVYQWINELAHPDTRETALLELSKKRETDLAPMLWNSFGTACALLQEIVNIYPSITPPTLTAHQSNRVCNALALLQCVASHPETRTAFLQAQIPLYLYPFLSTTSKTRPFEYLRLTSLGVIGALVKTDEQEVITFLLTTEIVPLCLSIMDSGSELSKTVATFIIQKILLDESGLSYICQTYERFSHVAITLGKMVIQLSKDPCARLLKHVVRCYLRLSDNTRARKALGQCLPDQLRDGTFALCLQDDKSTKQWLQMLLKNLELGSTPQQIGMSPLGT; encoded by the exons ATGAGTGCGCAGCCAAGTCCGCTCATGaatccccagcagcagcagcagagcgaGCAGGAGAAG GTCTACCAGTGGATCAACGAGCTGGCCCATCCGGACACCCGTGAGACCGCTCTGCTGGAGCTGAGCAAGAAGCGCGAGACCGACCTGGCCCCCATGCTGTGGAACAGCTTCGGAACCGCATGTGCCCTGCTGCAGGAGATCGTTAACATATATCCATCGATCACGCCGCCCACACTGACGGCCCACCAGTCGAACCGCGTGTGTAACGCCTTGGCCCTGCTGCAGTGCGTCGCCTCACACCCGGAGACGCGCACGGCCTTCTTGCAGGCGCAGATACCGCTGTACTTGTACCCCTTTCTGTCAACCACGTCGAAGACCAGGCCCTTCGAGTATCTGCGTCTGACCAGTCTGGGCGTCATCGGAGCGCTGGTCAAG ACCGACGAACAGGAGGTGATCACCTTCCTGCTGACCACTGAGATCGTGCCTCTTTGCCTGAGCATCATGGACAGCGGCTCGGAGCTAAGCAAGACCGTGGCCACTTTCATCATCCAGAAGATACTGCTTGACGAGTCCGGCCTGTCGTACATATGCCAGACCTACGAACGCTTCTCGCACGTGGCCATCACCCTG GGCAAAATGGTGATCCAGTTGTCGAAGGATCCCTGCGCCCGCCTGCTCAAGCACGTGGTGCGTTGTTATCTGCGCCTCTCGGACAACACTCG CGCTCGCAAAGCCTTGGGCCAGTGCCTGCCCGACCAACTGCGTGACGGCACCTTCGCACTGTGCCTGCAGGACGACAAGTCCACCAAGCAGTGGCTGCAGATGCTGCTCAAGAACCTGGAGCTGGGGTCCACTCCGCAACAGATCGGCATGTCGCCACTGGGCACCTAG
- the LOC108024253 gene encoding pyridoxal phosphate phosphatase PHOSPHO2 — protein sequence MSSKQTPAAVAAAVASCKLKKQQRRRLAAFDFDHTIVSQNTDTVVRDLLPTEVTSARANELVENDCWTEYMAEVFRLLHEQQVPEARIRDTIRGIPEVPGFVRLIKHLAKRLHYDLIIISDSNSVFIEEWLRAHNLADCFVAVFTNPAEFDASGRLLVRAHHQQSDCKLSASNLCKGRVLEHFVIEQDLRRSIRYDHVFYVGDGNNDICPVLRQRACDFACARKGFAMEKHLLRNRSKLKLRAQLLIWKSGFDLMDQMLALPQLKTPQLLDDADPDGEAEATELAVRRASAVAPGSTKSPN from the coding sequence ATGTCCTCGAAGCAGACCCCCGCCGCGGTGGCTGCGGCCGTGGCCAGCTGCAAGTTGAAGAAGCAGCAGCGCCGCCGCCTGGCGGCCTTTGACTTCGACCACACGATTGTCTCCCAGAACACGGACACCGTAGTTCGCGACTTGCTGCCCACGGAGGTGACTAGCGCCCGCGCCAACGAGCTGGTGGAGAACGATTGCTGGACGGAGTACATGGCCGAGGTTTTCCGCCTGCTGCACGAGCAACAGGTACCGGAAGCGCGGATTCGGGACACCATCCGAGGCATTCCGGAGGTGCCCGGTTTCGTGCGGCTGATCAAGCACCTGGCCAAACGCCTGCACTACGACCTGATCATCATCAGCGACTCAAACAGCGTCTTCATCGAAGAGTGGTTGCGGGCGCACAACTTGGCCGACTGCTTCGTGGCCGTCTTCACCAATCCGGCGGAATTCGACGCCTCTGGACGACTTTTAGTCCGGGCTCACCATCAGCAGTCGGACTGCAAGCTGAGCGCCAGCAATCTGTGCAAGGGCCGCGTCCTGGAGCACTTTGTCATCGAGCAGGACTTGCGGCGCAGCATCCGGTACGACCACGTCTTCTACGTGGGCGACGGCAACAACGACATCTGCCCCGTGCTGCGGCAGCGGGCCTGCGACTTCGCCTGTGCCCGCAAGGGCTTCGCCATGGAGAAGCACCTGCTGCGCAACCGCAGCAAGTTGAAGCTCCGCGCCCAGCTGCTGATCTGGAAGAGCGGCTTCGACTTGATGGACCAGATGCTGGCCCTGCCACAGCTGAAGACCCCGCAGCTGCTGGATGATGCGGATCCGGATGGCGAGGCCGAGGCTACGGAACTGGCGGTTCGGCGAGCCTCGGCGGTGGCTCCCGGCTCGACCAAGTCGCCAAATTAA